In the genome of Pelecanus crispus isolate bPelCri1 chromosome 17, bPelCri1.pri, whole genome shotgun sequence, one region contains:
- the AVPR1B gene encoding vasopressin V1b receptor produces MEPGQGWNSTHHSWPGHSQGLLSPQTWAADPNLTLLHTRDEELAKAEIGVLATILAIATVGNVGVLLAMYRLRKKMSRMHLFILHLGLTDLGVALFQVLPQMIWEVTYRFLGPDPLCRAVKYLQVLSMFASTYMLIMMTLDRYMAVCHPLRTLRQPSRQAYVMIGATWLLSCLLSLPQIFIFSLREVRHGSGVLDCWADFRYPWGARAYITWTTLCIFILPVGILTVCYSLICYEICKNLKGKTQSGAPGTGGAAAAAPPTPCPSEKSGQCPSGQPSRVSSVRTISRAKIRTVKMTFVIVVAYVACWAPFFSMQMWSVWDEDAPDDESTNVAFTITMLLASLSSCCNPWIYMFFSGHLLQDAARCLSCWGGPRPGLRRQASTGSLCSRKTTILSHSHHTSPAGLPLHGGSTKDSYPPCEEVVTESGTL; encoded by the exons ATGGAGCCAGGCCAGGGCTGGAACAGCACCCATCACAGCTGGCCTGGGCAcagccaggggctgctgagCCCCCAGACCTGGGCAGCAGACCCCAACCTGACCCTCTTGCACACTCGGGATGAGGAGCTGGCCAAGGCAGAGATCGGGGTGCTGGCCACCATCCTGGCTATAGCAACTGTAGGCAACGTGGGCGTGCTGCTGGCAATGTACCGCCTGAGGAAGAAGATGAGCCGGATGCATCTCTTCATCTTGCACCTGGGGCTGACCGACCTGGGCGTTGCGCTCTTCCAGGTGCTGCCGCAGATGATCTGGGAGGTGACGTACCGCTTCTTGGGGCCGGACCCGCTCTGCAGGGCAGTCAAGTACCTGCAGGTGCTGAGCATGTTCGCCTCCACCTACATGCTGATCATGATGACACTGGACCGCTACATGGCCGTGTGCCACCCGCTGCGCACCCTGCGGCAGCCCAGCCGCCAGGCTTACGTGATGATCGGGGCTACAtggctgctcagctgcctgctcagcctGCCCCAGATCTTCATCTTCTCCCTGCGGGAGGTACGCCATGGCTCGGGGGTGCTGGACTGCTGGGCAGACTTCAGGTACCCATGGGGAGCGCGAGCCTACATCACCTGGACCACGCTGTGCATCTTCATCCTGCCCGTGGGCATCCTCACCGTCTGCTACAGCCTCATCTGCTACGAGATCTGCAAGAACCTCAAGGGCAAAACCCAGAGCGGTGCCCCCGGCAcagggggggctgcagcagctgcccctcCCACTCCCTGCCCCTCCGAGAAGAGCGGGCAATGCCCCAGCGGGCAGCCCTCACGGGTGAGCAGCGTGCGCACCATCTCCCGCGCCAAGATCCGCACGGTGAAGATGACCTTTGTCATCGTGGTGGCCTACGTCGCCTGCTGGGCACCGTTTTTCAGCATGCAGATGTGGTCGGTGTGGGATGAGGATGCTCCTGATGATG AGTCCACCAACGTGGCTTTCACCATCACCATGCTGCTGGCCAGCCTCAGCAGCTGTTGCAACCCCTGGATTTACATGTTCTTCAGCGGGCATCTGCTCCAGGACGCAGCACgctgcctgtcctgctggggcggcccccggcccgggctgcGGAGACAGGCTTCCACCGGGagcctctgcagcaggaagaCCACCATCCTGAGCCACAGCCACCACACcagccccgctggcctccccctGCACGGGGGCAGCACCAAGGACTCCTACCCACCCTGCGAGGAGGTGGTGACCGAGTCGGGCACGCTCTAG